A stretch of Deinococcus sedimenti DNA encodes these proteins:
- a CDS encoding DUF420 domain-containing protein has protein sequence MAETINQWAVITIVLSGLALCVGVYLIKRGLREAHMRAMIIATSLATIFLVLYLTRLGLGYEKKYAGPEEWRAAYFALLISHIILAAANLPLALGALWNAYKGLKAARTLNNIDLPAARGYFNKHRAWVRWTVPVWLYVAVTGWIIYLVLHSYGEVIKS, from the coding sequence GCCTGGCCCTGTGCGTGGGCGTGTACCTCATCAAGCGGGGCCTGCGAGAGGCGCACATGCGCGCCATGATCATCGCCACCAGCCTCGCCACCATCTTCCTGGTGCTGTACCTGACCCGCCTGGGCCTGGGCTACGAGAAGAAATACGCCGGACCCGAGGAGTGGCGCGCGGCGTACTTCGCGCTGCTGATCAGCCACATCATCCTGGCCGCCGCGAACCTCCCGCTCGCGCTGGGCGCCCTGTGGAACGCGTACAAGGGCCTGAAGGCCGCCCGCACCCTGAACAACATTGACCTGCCCGCCGCGCGCGGGTACTTCAACAAGCACCGCGCCTGGGTCCGCTGGACGGTCCCGGTGTGGCTGTACGTCGCCGTGACCGGCTGGATCATCTACCTCGTGCTGCACAGCTACGGCGAGGTCATCAAGAGCTGA
- a CDS encoding MFS transporter — MTVPAPTPDPTPPAGRDVLAYPEFRAMLVAAVTSTLASRAVALTVAYQMYQLTKDPLTLGLLGLVEAIPALSLALLGGVVADRTDRRRILLLTIGVEVLCALLFALYAPHAQTGGIGPLLALIFALGVARGFSDPALPAFQAQVVPRELLLRASAWRSSAWQAAAIIGPALGGALYAWRGPQAAYAFALGLFLVSLGCVVSVKSKGRPAFTPGEPLGQSIKVGLAFVLQRQVLVGSMALDLFSVLFGGAIALLPVFASDILRVGPTGLGLLVAAPSVGALAVMLFATRRPPGQGAGRTLLLAVAGFGVSMIVFGLSRSLALSVVALVAAGVFDGISMVIRSATLQLNTPDHMRGRVNAVSGMFIGASNELGAFESGVAARLLGTARSVWLGGLVTLIVVAATAALAPELRAMNLADVED, encoded by the coding sequence GTGACCGTCCCCGCCCCGACGCCTGACCCCACCCCCCCGGCCGGGCGGGACGTGCTGGCCTACCCGGAATTCCGCGCCATGCTCGTCGCGGCCGTTACCAGCACCCTCGCCTCGCGCGCCGTCGCCCTGACGGTCGCGTACCAGATGTACCAGCTCACGAAAGACCCCCTCACGCTGGGCCTGCTGGGTCTCGTGGAGGCCATTCCCGCCCTGAGCCTCGCGCTGCTGGGCGGCGTCGTCGCCGACCGGACGGACCGGCGCCGCATCCTGCTCCTGACCATCGGCGTGGAGGTGCTGTGCGCACTCCTGTTTGCGCTGTACGCCCCGCACGCCCAGACGGGGGGCATCGGGCCGCTGCTGGCACTGATCTTCGCGCTGGGCGTCGCGCGGGGCTTCTCCGACCCAGCCCTGCCCGCGTTCCAGGCGCAGGTCGTGCCGCGCGAGCTGCTGCTGCGCGCCAGCGCCTGGAGATCCAGCGCGTGGCAGGCCGCCGCGATCATCGGCCCTGCCCTGGGCGGCGCGCTGTACGCGTGGCGCGGCCCGCAGGCGGCCTACGCCTTCGCGCTGGGGTTGTTCCTGGTCTCGCTGGGCTGCGTGGTCTCCGTGAAGAGCAAGGGCCGCCCCGCCTTCACGCCCGGCGAACCACTGGGCCAGAGCATCAAGGTGGGCCTCGCGTTCGTCCTGCAGCGGCAGGTGCTGGTCGGCAGCATGGCCCTGGACCTGTTCAGCGTGCTGTTCGGCGGGGCCATCGCTCTGCTGCCCGTGTTTGCCAGCGACATCCTGCGCGTCGGCCCCACCGGGCTGGGCCTGCTGGTCGCGGCGCCCAGCGTCGGCGCGCTGGCCGTCATGCTGTTCGCCACCCGCCGCCCCCCAGGGCAGGGCGCGGGCCGCACGCTACTGCTGGCCGTCGCGGGCTTCGGCGTCAGCATGATCGTCTTCGGCCTGTCCCGCAGCCTCGCCCTGAGCGTCGTGGCCCTGGTCGCCGCCGGGGTGTTCGACGGGATCAGCATGGTCATCCGCAGCGCCACCCTGCAGCTGAACACCCCGGATCACATGCGCGGCCGCGTGAACGCCGTCAGCGGCATGTTCATCGGGGCCAGCAACGAACTCGGCGCGTTCGAGAGCGGCGTCGCCGCGCGCCTGCTCGGCACCGCCCGCAGCGTCTGGCTGGGCGGTCTCGTCACGCTGATCGTCGTCGCCGCCACCGCCGCGCTGGCCCCCGAACTGCGCGCCATGAACCTCGCCGACGTGGAGGACTGA